From Xenopus tropicalis strain Nigerian chromosome 3, UCB_Xtro_10.0, whole genome shotgun sequence, the proteins below share one genomic window:
- the LOC105945469 gene encoding mucin-19-like, producing the protein MDPVDPNKTTSSPLGNNQQVNTAMNVFQDAIARALGISNPDGAPVGANAGTVTGPSSSANVAGNSSAGPSTRSSGRKRARSPEDQTSSRKHRRTDSEGKGSTSNLKNMAPATSKEQRRSTRAQSAAKRLKWKYKKIKRRTWNKPKVSRVQEAQAIKVFQDAIAEALESSLATGTSGAGTQVASSPGPSTSMASSSGATPSTSSSGRKRAHSPENQTKRRKRHRTDSATSKEQRGSTRAQSASNRLKRKYKNIKRRTLHKPRVSRVQEAQAIKVFQDAIAEALESSLATGTSGAGTQVASSPVPSTSMASSSGATPSTSSSGRKRAHSPEDQTRSWKHRRTDSEGKGSTSNLKNMAPAISEEQRGSSRAQSASKRLKRKYKKSKRRSLHKPRVSRELEAQAIKVFQDAIAKALEISSATGTSGAGTQVASSPVPSTSMASSSGATPSTSSSGRKRARSSEEQPRINTKDNETDTNSTNTSRQTCKKSTKGIKNRQPSPYSQQQASDFQLFQDAVAKALGISDSETNTSVATNQTFAPPAKSVAKDTSIVPSTSSLVRNNDGVQLQNSSTGNIAGIPSPATENRIDPTISSSVAQKDNSGQQNQCNVQNNVTSPENPSTTTRGIFEYIELSERERAIQAHQQQMALQQQMEHLRESPYEDSPLFRNPIPETRKRKLDTNPEDVALWNPKRLRPRLGKGPKVRPKALATKAETRDVQGKEDSTSDDIFPPTSVIMTRLRARAQAMKRKDPSRSEQSDKKDDSQSK; encoded by the coding sequence ATGGATCCAGTTGATCCAAACAAAACCACTAGTTCCCCTTTGGGGAACAACCAACAGGTTAATACAGCAATGAATGTTTTTCAGGATGCCATTGCAAGAGCTCTTGGCATTTCTAATCCAGATGGAGCTCCAGTTGGAGCAAACGCTGGCACTGTGACTGGTCCGTCATCCAGTGCAAATGTGGCCGGCAATTCAAGTGCAGGTCCAAGTACCCGCTCTTCTGGAAGGAAAAGAGCACGTTCTCCTGAGGACCAGACTAGCAGTAGGAAACATCGCAGAACAGATAGTGAGGGTAAGGGGAGCACCTCAAACTTAAAAAACATGGCCCCTGCAACATCAAAAGAACAAAGACGTTCTACTCGGGCTCAGAGTGCCGCAAAACGACTGAAATGGAAATACAAGAAGATCAAAAGACGCACTTGGAACAAGCCCAAGGTTTCCAGAGTGCAGGAGGCACAGGCAATCAAAGTCTTCCAGGATGCAATTGCCGAAGCCCTTGAAAGCTCATTGGCTACTGGCACTTCCGGAGCAGGTACACAAGTTGCCTCATCTCCTGGGCCATCTACAAGCATGGCCAGCAGTTCAGGGGCAACTCCAAGTACCAGCTCTTCTGGGAGAAAAAGAGCTCATTCTCCTGAGAACCAGACTAAACGTAGGAAACGTCACAGAACAGATAGTGCAACATCAAAAGAACAAAGAGGTTCTACTCGGGCTCAGAGTGCCTCAAACCGACTGAAAAGAAAATACAAGAATATCAAAAGACGCACTTTACACAAGCCCAGGGTTTCTAGAGTGCAGGAGGCACAGGCAATCAAAGTCTTCCAAGATGCAATTGCCGAAGCCCTTGAAAGCTCATTGGCTACTGGCACTTCCGGAGCAGGTACACAAGTTGCCTCATCTCCTGTGCCATCTACAAGCATGGCCAGCAGTTCAGGGGCAACTCCAAGTACCAGCTCTTCTGGGAGAAAAAGAGCTCATTCTCCTGAGGACCAGACTAGAAGTTGGAAACATCGCAGAACAGATAGTGAGGGTAAGGGTAGCACCTCAAACTTAAAAAACATGGCCCCTGCAATATCAGAAGAACAAAGAGGTTCTTCTCGGGCTCAGAGTGCCTCAAAACGACTGAAAAGAAAATACAAGAAGAGCAAAAGACGCTCTTTACACAAGCCCAGGGTTTCTAGAGAGCTGGAGGCACAGGCGATTAAAGTCTTCCAGGATGCAATTGCCAAAGCCCTTGAAATCTCATCGGCTACTGGCACTTCCGGAGCAGGTACACAAGTTGCCTCATCTCCTGTGCCATCTACAAGCATGGCCAGCAGTTCAGGGGCAACTCCAAGTACCAGCTCTTCTGGGAGAAAAAGAGCTCGTTCCAGTGAGGAACAGCCAAGAATTAACACTAAAGACAATGAAACTGATACTAATTCCACAAACACAAGCAGACAAACTTGTAAAAAATCTACCAAAGGTATAAAAAACCGACAGCCCAGCCCTTATAGCCAGCAGCAGGCTAGTGATTTCCAATTATTCCAGGATGCAGTTGCCAAAGCTCTTGGAATATCTGACAGTGAAACAAACACTAGCGTTGCCACTAACCAGACATTTGCTCCACCGGCAAAGTCTGTCGCCAAAGATACTAGCATAGTACCAAGTACTAGCTCTTTGGTGAGAAACAATGATGGAGTTCAATTGCAGAACAGTAGCACTGGGAATATTGCTGGAATTCCATCTCCGGCAACAGAAAACAGAATAGATCCAACTATTAGTTCTTCCGTGGCCCAGAAAGACAATTCTGGTCAACAGAATCAGTGCAATGTTCAAAATAATGTTACGTCCCCTGAGAATCCTTCTACTACAACCAGGGGAATATTTGAATATATAGAGTTAAGTGAAAGGGAACGAGCCATTCAAGCACATCAACAGCAGATGGCTCTACAACAACAAATGGAACATCTCAGGGAGTCTCCATATGAAGATTCCCCTCTATTCAGGAACCCAATACCTGAAACAAGGAAGAGAAAGTTGGACACCAACCCAGAAGATGTTGCTTTATGGAACCCCAAGCGTCTGAGGCCCAGACTGGGCAAAGGACCTAAGGTACGCCCCAAAGCCTTAGCAACAAAGGCAGAAACACGGGATGTACAAGGCAAAGAAGATTCTACATCAGATGATATATTTCCACCAACATCAGTAATAATGACAagattaagggcaagggcacaagcAATGAAGAGAAAAGATCCGAGCAGATCTGAGCAGTCTGATAAAAAAGATGATTCCCAGTCAAAGTAA